From the Planctomycetota bacterium genome, the window GACACGCACACGCCGATCATCGGGCTCGGGGGCGTGCTGCGCTGGGAGCACGCGGCGGAGTTCGTCCTCGCCGGCGCCACCGCCGTCGAGATCGGCACCGGGCTCTTCGTCGATCCGCGCAGCCCCGTGCGCGTCGCGCAGGGGCTGGCCACGTGGGCACGCGCCCAGGGCGTGGCCCGCGTGCAGGACCTGGTCGGCGCGGTCGACCTCTCGCCCCCGAAGGAGTAGCGCATGCGTCGCTTCGCCGTGCCGGTGCTGTCAGTGCTCGGCGTGCTCGCTCCGGTGGCCTTCGTGCCCGGCGCGATCGGGCAGCCAGCCTCGCCACAGCCACACGAGCCCACCCCCGCGCCCCAGCGGCCGGCCCCCGCGCCGCAGCAGCCTGCGCTCCCCGAGGCTCCGCCCGACGCCGCGCTCATCGCGCACGACGTCTCGGCCCTGCTCGAACCCATCCGCGCGAAACACGATGTCCCCGCGCTCGCCGCGTGTCTGGTCTCGGGCGAGACGGTCACCATGATCGGCGCCAGTGGCGTGCGCGAGGCCAACGGCAACGACCCCGCGACCGTCGACGACCTCTGGCACATCGGCTCGTGCGCCAAGGCCATCACCGCGACGCTGTGCGCCGTGCTCGTGGAGGAAGGCCGCCTGACGTGGGGCTCCACGCCCGCCGACGTCTTCCCCGAACTCGCCCCGGACATGCACGAGTCGTGGCGGAAGGTCACGCTCCGCCACCTCGTGACGCACCGCGGCGGCGTCGTCGCGAACGCGACGGGCGCACTCGGCACGCGCCTGGCGCGGAGCAACGAGCCGCCCCACGTGCAGCGGCGTCTGCTCGTCGAGGCGCTGACGCAAGCGCCGACCGCGTCCCCGCCCGGGACGTCGCACGAGTACTCGAACGTGGGCTACGCGATCGCAGGGGCGATGTGCGAACGTGCCGCGGGGGAGCCGTACGAATCGCTCGTGCGTCGCCGGGTGCTCTCGCCCCTGGGGGCGGATCGTGTGGGCTTCGGCGCCCCCGGGCTGCGGGGTGTGGTGAGCCAGCCGCGCGGGCACACGGGCCCGCGCACGCCCGTGCAGCCCGGGCATGGCGCGGACAACCCGCCGTGGATCGCCCCCGCGGGCGGGCTGCACATGCCGCTGCGCGACTGGGCCCGCTTCATCGCGCTGCACCTGCGGGGCAACGCGCAGAACCCCAGCCGCGCGGAGCGCCTGATCTCGCGTGAATCGTTCGACCTGCTGCACACGCCCGACGCGGGGGAGTACGCGGGCGGCTGGGGCCGCGGGTCGCGTCCGTGGGCCGGGGGCGTCGTGCTGACGCACGCCGGGAGCAACACGATGTGGTTCTGCGTCGTGTGGGTGGCGCCCAAGAGGGACTTCGCCGTGCTCGCCTGCACGAACATCGGGGGCGACGCGGGCGCGAAGGCGGCCGACGAAGCGGTGGGGGCGCTCATCCAGCGTCATCTGGCGTCCAACGCCGACGCGGCCCGCGACGCCGGCGGGAAGTAGCGCCGCGTCAGGCCCCGCTGTGCGCGTTCGACTTGCCGTGCCGCGCCACGAGTTCATCGAGCACCGAGGGCGGCGCGACGTTGACGATCGGCGCCTCGCGCCTGGGGCGCCGGGCGCGGGGCTTAGGCGCCGGCGGCGTGTCCGGCGCCTCGGTCGCCGCCGGCGTCTCGGGCGAGCCAGACGTCTCGGCCATCGCGCGGACGGCGCCGGACGGGCGCGACGACTCGCCCGGGTCGTGCGCCGCCGCGGACGCCCCCCGCCCCGGCGTCACGCGCACGTTGCCGTGCTCGTCCACCTGGTCGAAGCGCACGCTGACGCGCGTGGAGACGCCCCGTTCCTGCATCGTCACGCCGTAAAGGCGGTCCGTCGCCTGCATCGTCCGCTTGTTGTGCGTGATGACGATGAAGTGCGAGAGGTCGGTGAACTGTCGCACGACCTGCGTGAAGCGCGAGACGTTGCCCTCGTCGAGGGCGGCGTCCACCTCGTCGAGCACGCAGAAGCAGCTCGGCTTGCTGCGGAAGATCGACATGAGCAGCGCCACGGCCGTCAGCGTCTTCTCCCCGCCCGAGAGCTGGCTGATGCTGCGGGGCTCCTTGCCCGGGGGCTTGGCGATCACCTCGATCCCGCTCTCGAGCAGGTCCGTCTCGTCGGTCTCGACCTTCTGCACCGTGCCGTCGTCGCGCTCCACCTCGCGCACCAGCGGCATGAGCCGCACCTCCGCCTTGCCACCGCCGAACAGGCGTCGGAACATCCCCTGCTCGCTCCCGAACGTCTCGCGGATGCGCTCGAACACCTCGCCGAACCGCTCGCGGCTCACGGTGTCGAGGTGCTGGATGAGGTCCGCGAGCTGCGTGCGAGCGGCGTCGATGTCCGCCACCTGGCGCACCAGGTCCTCGTTGCGCGCCTGCAGCGTCGTCTCTTCCTGCAGCGCGTCCATGTTGACGTGCCCGAGGCGCCGGACCTCGTCGCGCAGGATCTCGATGGCCCGGGCCGCCTCGTTCGTGTCGATGCGCGCCACGTCGCCGTCGGCCATCATCGCGCGATAGTCGCCGAACTCTGCCGTGAGGTCGACGCCCAGCTCGTGCAGCGTGCGTTCCTGGGCCGCCTCGCGCTTCACCTCGACCTCGCGCCGCGAGACCTCGAGGCTGTGCCAGTCGCGCTCGACGACGCCGAAGCGCTGGCGCACGCCGTGCAACTGCTCGCCCAGGGCCTCGCACGCGCGGGCGGCATCGTCCGCCGCCGAGCGGACCTGCGCGAGCGACTCGCCGAGCTCGCGTGCCCGTCCCGCCGCGTCCACGCTCCGCGCGCGGGCCTCGTCTACCCCCGCCCGATGCCCGGCCGCCCGTTCGTCGAGCCTCGCGAGCCCCGCGCCCAGATCGCGCGCCTGGCGAGCCAGGTCGTCGCGGAGCAGGTCGAGGCGTGCGGCCTCGCGCCGCGCCTGCGACACGGCCGACCCAAGCCGCCCGACCTCGATGGTCGCGCCCGACACGTCCTCGAGGGCCGCGTCGGCGGCGGCCTGCGCCGCCCGTACCTGCCCGTCGAGCGCCTCGGCGCCGGCCTGCTCGTCGGCGAGCAGGCGCGACAGGCTGTCGGCCCGTCGCTGCATGTCCTCGCGGTCTTGCTCGAGCCTCGCCAGTCGCTCGCGCGACTGGGCCAGGTCCTGCTCCACGCCCGCGCGCTCGCGCGCCACGCGTGCGATCTCCGCGCCAAGCCGCTCGACCGCGCCGCTCGCCCCAATCGCCTCGCGCTGGGCGTCGAGCAGCGCCGCGCGTGCCGCACTCACCTCGCGCGCCAGCGCCGAGACCTCCGCGTCCGCCGCGAGCAGTGCGTCGCGCTCGCCCTCCACGACCTGGCGCAGCGAGGCCACCTCGCGCGTGAGGCCTTTCAGGTCCGCCCGGCGACGGAGCAGTCGTCCGGTGTCGTCCGCCCCGGCCCGCCCGCCCGCGCGGACGCGCCCGTCGGCGTCGAGCAGCACGCCCTCACGCGTCACGAACCGGGCCCGCGCGCCCGCCAGGGGCCCGCCCGAGAGCAGCACCGCCGCGTCCAGCGATTCGACCAAGAACGTCCGCCCGAGCAGCCGGTCGAGCAGATCGACCAGCCCCGGGTCGGCCGCGTCGCCCGCGCGCGGGCGCACCAGCGAGCGCAGACACACCAGACGCCCGGCCGGGTCGTCGGTCCGCAGCCCGGCCTCGGCCAGCGTCCCCAGCCCCGAGCCCGCGCAGGGCAGTGATCCCGCGCACCCCAGCACCGCCTGCGGCAGGAACGCCACCGGCCCGCCCAGGCGGGCCAGTTCCTCCGTGCCCGGCAGCGCCGCCAGCGACGCGACCACCAGGCCCTGCAGATCGGCGCCCAACGCCGCCTCCACCGCGCCCGCCGCGTCCGGGTCTACGTCGGCGCGCGTCTCGATCAGGTCCGCCAGCGGCGCGATCACGTCCGCGAAACCCTCGCCCCGGGCCTTCATGTCCAGCACCCGCCGCACGGCCTCGTCGAACCCCGCACGCGTTTCGATCATCTCGTGCAGCATCGCCCGGCGTGAATCCGCCCGCGCCAGGTCTTGCTCCACCTGCCCCAGCAGTTCCGCCCGCTCGCGCCGCTCGGCCCCCAGCGCGTCGATCCGCGACTCGAGCCCGCGCACCGTCGCCTCGAGCTCCGCCACCCGCGCCTGCGCGTCGCGCGCGCGTGCCTCGCCCTGCGTCACGGCCTCGCGGGCCGCGCGCTCGTCGGCGTCCAGCGCCTCGCCCCGCTTGCGCAGGCGTTCCGCCTGCTCCCGCACGCCCTCGCTCCGGCGCGCCTCGCCCGCGATCGACGCCACCAGCCCCAGGCGCTCCCGGTCGATCCGCTGCGCCGCGCTCGTCTTCGCGGTCAGTTCGGCGCGGGCGGCCTGCAGCGCCCGCACGCACTCGGCCCGGCGCGTTTGCGCCGTCGCCAGCGATGATTCCCGCGCCGCCAAGTCGCGCGACAGGTCCGCGAGCAGCGCGCGCTGCTCCTCGCCCTGCTGCTCGGCCGCCGCGCGCGACGTCTCGATCTCGTCCAGCCGCCGCCGGTCGCTCTGCGCCTGGTGCACCGCCTCGTCCGCCGCCCGGGCGAGCATCGTCGCCCGCTGGGCCGCCTGCTGCTCTTCATGCGACGCGGCGAGGCGCGCCCGCTCCAGGTCCTGCGCGGTCGCCGCCAGTTCGTGGCGCTCGATCTCCCGCGCCTGCTTGGTCGCCTCGGCCTCCGCCAGCAGCCGCCCGACCTCGGCGCGCTCCGTGTCCAGCAGCGCCTGGCGGCTCGTGAGCCCCGCGAGGCGCGACTCCAGTTCGTCGTACTGCTCGAACGCCAGCGCCGCCCGCCACGCGCGCAGCTCCGTGTCCAGTTCCACGAACTTGCGCGCCTTGGCCGCCTGCCCCTTCACCACCCGCAGCCGACGCTCCGTGCTCTCCAACTGCTCGCGCACGCCCGTCAGGTTCGCCTGCGTCCGCGCCAGCTTCCGCTCCGCCTCCACCCGGCGCTGGCGGTACTTCGCGATGCCCGCGGCCTCTTCGAAGATCACCCGGCGCTCCTGCGGGCTCGCCAGCAGCATCGCGTCGACCTTGCCCTGCTCGATGATCGAGTACGCGTCCGCGCCCACGCCCGTGTCGAGGAACATCTCGCGGATGTCCTTGAGCCGCGCCACGCGACCATTGATCAGGTACTCGCTGTCCCCGTCGCGGTACAGCCGCCGCTCGATCTCCACGACGTCGCTGTCCACCGGCAGCGCCCGGCGGCCCCTCGCCGCCGGCGCGGGCGACGCGTCGGACCCCTGCGCTTCGGCGTCGTGCGCGGTCGGTGCACCCGGCTCGGCCGGCGCGCTCGCCGCGCCGGCCTGCGGGTCCCGCGACGCGTCGCCAGCGACCGCCATCTCGATCGCCGGCGCGGCCGCCCCGACCCCGCCCGTCAGCACCGGGTTGTCGAACGTCAGCGCCACGCTGGCCATGCCC encodes:
- a CDS encoding serine hydrolase domain-containing protein, whose amino-acid sequence is MRRFAVPVLSVLGVLAPVAFVPGAIGQPASPQPHEPTPAPQRPAPAPQQPALPEAPPDAALIAHDVSALLEPIRAKHDVPALAACLVSGETVTMIGASGVREANGNDPATVDDLWHIGSCAKAITATLCAVLVEEGRLTWGSTPADVFPELAPDMHESWRKVTLRHLVTHRGGVVANATGALGTRLARSNEPPHVQRRLLVEALTQAPTASPPGTSHEYSNVGYAIAGAMCERAAGEPYESLVRRRVLSPLGADRVGFGAPGLRGVVSQPRGHTGPRTPVQPGHGADNPPWIAPAGGLHMPLRDWARFIALHLRGNAQNPSRAERLISRESFDLLHTPDAGEYAGGWGRGSRPWAGGVVLTHAGSNTMWFCVVWVAPKRDFAVLACTNIGGDAGAKAADEAVGALIQRHLASNADAARDAGGK
- the smc gene encoding chromosome segregation protein SMC, with product MRLRKLTLSGFKSFADVTEFTFDDAVTGIVGPNGCGKSNVVDAIKWVLGERSSKSLRGQEMVDVIFAGSAGRKPMGMASVALTFDNPVLTGGVGAAAPAIEMAVAGDASRDPQAGAASAPAEPGAPTAHDAEAQGSDASPAPAARGRRALPVDSDVVEIERRLYRDGDSEYLINGRVARLKDIREMFLDTGVGADAYSIIEQGKVDAMLLASPQERRVIFEEAAGIAKYRQRRVEAERKLARTQANLTGVREQLESTERRLRVVKGQAAKARKFVELDTELRAWRAALAFEQYDELESRLAGLTSRQALLDTERAEVGRLLAEAEATKQAREIERHELAATAQDLERARLAASHEEQQAAQRATMLARAADEAVHQAQSDRRRLDEIETSRAAAEQQGEEQRALLADLSRDLAARESSLATAQTRRAECVRALQAARAELTAKTSAAQRIDRERLGLVASIAGEARRSEGVREQAERLRKRGEALDADERAAREAVTQGEARARDAQARVAELEATVRGLESRIDALGAERRERAELLGQVEQDLARADSRRAMLHEMIETRAGFDEAVRRVLDMKARGEGFADVIAPLADLIETRADVDPDAAGAVEAALGADLQGLVVASLAALPGTEELARLGGPVAFLPQAVLGCAGSLPCAGSGLGTLAEAGLRTDDPAGRLVCLRSLVRPRAGDAADPGLVDLLDRLLGRTFLVESLDAAVLLSGGPLAGARARFVTREGVLLDADGRVRAGGRAGADDTGRLLRRRADLKGLTREVASLRQVVEGERDALLAADAEVSALAREVSAARAALLDAQREAIGASGAVERLGAEIARVARERAGVEQDLAQSRERLARLEQDREDMQRRADSLSRLLADEQAGAEALDGQVRAAQAAADAALEDVSGATIEVGRLGSAVSQARREAARLDLLRDDLARQARDLGAGLARLDERAAGHRAGVDEARARSVDAAGRARELGESLAQVRSAADDAARACEALGEQLHGVRQRFGVVERDWHSLEVSRREVEVKREAAQERTLHELGVDLTAEFGDYRAMMADGDVARIDTNEAARAIEILRDEVRRLGHVNMDALQEETTLQARNEDLVRQVADIDAARTQLADLIQHLDTVSRERFGEVFERIRETFGSEQGMFRRLFGGGKAEVRLMPLVREVERDDGTVQKVETDETDLLESGIEVIAKPPGKEPRSISQLSGGEKTLTAVALLMSIFRSKPSCFCVLDEVDAALDEGNVSRFTQVVRQFTDLSHFIVITHNKRTMQATDRLYGVTMQERGVSTRVSVRFDQVDEHGNVRVTPGRGASAAAHDPGESSRPSGAVRAMAETSGSPETPAATEAPDTPPAPKPRARRPRREAPIVNVAPPSVLDELVARHGKSNAHSGA